The following coding sequences are from one Onychomys torridus chromosome 14, mOncTor1.1, whole genome shotgun sequence window:
- the Gpatch2l gene encoding G patch domain-containing protein 2-like isoform X4 yields MRSERETRARSFGPEGGAGCGLMDELVHDLASALEQTSEQNKLGELWEEMALSPRQQRRQLRKRRGRKRRSDFSHLAEHACCFSEASESSLDEATKDCREVAPLTNLSDSDDTAVARRHPALSAIIRSRQHSWHESDSFTENAPCRPLRRRRKVKRVTSEVAASLQQKLKVSDWSYERGCRFKSAKKQRLSRWKENTPWSSSGHGLRESAESRTFLSKTGRKERMECEAEEPKQGSDENMSECETSSVCSSSDTGLFTNDEGRQGDDEQSDWFYEGECVPGFTVHNLLPKWTPDHCTDVERMDSGMDKLSDPTFLLPSRPAQRGYHARLNRLPGATARCLRKGRRRLAGKETSISNLGTERISHVISDSLQKEKNKALASDFPHISACAHEFSPLSPLYSLDVLADASHRRCSPAHCSASAPRCAGASHPRPDASPLPVVGQGLCSRESHCLSSSHVFQNAT; encoded by the exons ATGAGGTCAGAGAGGGAAACCCGGGCTAGGAGCTTCGGCCCCGAAGGCGGCGCCGG ATGTGGCCTCATGGATGAGCTGGTACATGACTTAGCCTCAGCCTTGGAGCAGACCTCTGAGCAGAATAAGCTTGGTGAGCTATGGGAGGAGATGGCCCTGAGCCCCAGGCAGCAGAGGCGGCAGCTTCGGAAGCGCAGAGGCCGGAAGCGCAGGTCTGACTTTTCTCACCTGGCAGAGCATGCCTGCTGCTTCAGTGAAGCCTCAGAGTCAAGTCTGGATGAGGCCACCAAAGACTGTCGGGAAGTGGCCCCGCTTACCAATCTCAGTGACTCTGATGACACGGCGGTGGCCCGACGACACCCAGCCCTCAGTGCCATCATTAGGAGTAGGCAACATTCGTGGCACGAATCTGACTCCTTTACGGAAAATGCACCTTGCCGACCACTCAGGCGCCGGCGGAAGGTGAAGAGAGTGACGTCAGAGGTGGCTGCCAGTCTTCAGCAGAAGCTGAAAGTGTCAGATTGGAGCTATGAGAGAGGCTGCAGGTTCAAGTCTGCCAAGAAGCAGCGTTTGTCGCGCTGGAAGGAGAACACTCCCTGGTCCTCGTCGGGCCACGGGCTGCGTGAATCAGCAGAAAGTAGAACTTTCCTAagcaaaacaggaaggaaggaaaggatggagTGTGAGGCAGAGGAACCGAAGCAGGGCTCCGATGAGAACATGTCAGAATG tgaaacTAGCAGTGTATGCAGCAGCAGTGACACAGGGCTCTTCACCAATGATGAAGGACGGCAAG GGGATGATGAGCAAAGTGATTGGTTTTATGAAGGAGAATGTGTCCCTGGATTCACTGTCCATAACCTTCTGCCCAAGTGGACTCCTGATCACTGCACTGATGTAGAAAGAATGGACTCCGGAATGGATAAACTCTCAGATCCCACATTCCTTTTACCTTCCCGGCCAGCTCAAAGAG GATACCATGCTCGTCTGAATCGATTGCCAGGGGCTACAGCTCGGTGCCTCAGGAAGGGGCGGAGAAGGCTGGCTGGGAAG GAGACCAGCATAAGCAATCTAGGAACTGAGAGGATCAGCCATGTCATCAGTGACTCCCTGCAGAAAGA aaagaataAAGCATTGGCTTCTGATTTTCCCCACATTTCTGCTTGTGCACATGAG TTtagtcctctctctcccctttacTCCTTGGATGTTCTTGCTGACGCTTCTCATCGAAGGTGTTCCCCTGCACACTGCTCTGCCAG